From a region of the Papilio machaon chromosome 26, ilPapMach1.1, whole genome shotgun sequence genome:
- the LOC123722495 gene encoding uncharacterized protein LOC123722495 — translation MTKSRTRRQSRRQSEFFDPAEDGSSPPPTTTGNMSVNDMAAMMSTWQRNQEETFERLLHTVLNHSQRPSSPPAQPAHGNFASCKARYSGAPDESLDGFIDAVEAYKECANVNETNALRGLSMLLTHEAATWWQGIKTTTNKWDHALTSLRGAFGDSRPPHRIYKELFANPQQANEKTELFIAKTRALLSRLPKDDLTTKVQMDMVYGLLHSKIRERLRREEIDTFDTLLRKSREIEESCDESLSTTGLQNKLRQRQFPPTSRHAASVAAAQGSTTAPPLAPQSAPKPPAPAAESSAHGTYRRPPRNSVVPHTPSSLQPHGSSTPFANAKRRYCFYCKSYGHTRDECRRLAAKGKQDIDNAADPIPSCYGCNERGVTRSQCAKCNSDFSACEYDRPKGALMGTYGTRYSTTVIKSSCDKDESQVSSISSYNSVSHKGFPSSMLPPPKSNFDSVNHKPSLVNNIAWECSENFLPTQFKSALPELFHTKNNHTEFLPKQFTSVLPELFYANIDHIEFLPIDFTAFLPYQYFLCDNGCVVNLSRDTNMFECMPHDAPPPTSKLTNMLGDCSISKCNLTTTKSISFSTPTDKNRVTMIFSGHPRNSNIEVRVTMKNVFYEQSGNINNLKNNFTTPTRLTMQDDFNNNQKLFPKVESQFLLNRATTCSNISLSTLDSTNSNAHPQVSDTCQSQRRPILGVEILGVRGTALLDTGAKGCIAGASLYQVLLRHNHACQETTKRVRLADGSVQIRELLVTNLHVKLKSKLLCLEFIIFPDTESNDTILGMDFIASAGMVLDFAASIWYFSGDEVTYPLEYELSRPCVSVSSADFLREEEGVMLHPEERLLLSDFLKQNEDLFEPGGGPTPYAEHHIDTGDNAPIAVPPYRLTPAKKEIMKAELEKMLADDVIEECESAWSAPALLVPKKDGSFRFCVDYRRLNAITKTDSYPIPLIDDLDDILVITQGSFQDHLQDLDKVFDRLRHFGLHANRSPGSYIPRPCDHTQRNQAG, via the exons atgacaAAATCGCGCACACGTCGTCAGTCTCGTCGACAATCTGAGTTTTTCGACCCGGCGGAAGACGGTTCTTCCCCGCCGCCGACTACAACGGGAAATATGTCTGTCAACGACATGGCCGCCATGATGTCCACGTGGCAACGCAACCAAGAGGAAACGTTTGAGAGACTACTGCACACAGTTCTCAACCACTCGCAGCGGCCATCGTCCCCGCCCGCTCAACCTGCACATGGAAACTTCGCTTCGTGCAAGGCTCGCTATAGCGGAGCGCCAGACGAATCTCTCGACGGCTTTATAGACGCCGTAGAAGCCTACAAAGAATGTGCAAATGTTAACGAAACTAATGCACTACGTGGGTTGTCAATGTTGTTAACTCATGAAGCCGCGACATGGTGGCAAGGGATTAAAACCACCACGAACAAGTGGGACCACGCCCTCACATCCCTCAGAGGTGCGTTTGGTGATAGCCGACCTCCGCATCGTATATACAAGGAGCTATTCGCCAACCCACAACAAGCAAATGAGAAAACGGAACTCTTTATCGCAAAAACACGAGCGTTATTATCACGTCTACCAAAGGACGATCTGACAACCAAAGTCCAGATGGACATGGTGTACGGACTACTACATAGTAAAATACGAGAGCGTTTGAGAAGAGAGGAGATTGATACATTCGACACGCTACTCAGAAAGTCTAGAGAGATAGAAGAATCTTGCGACGAGAGTCTATCAACCACTGGCCTTCAGAACAAGCTGCGACAACGCCAGTTCCCGCCAACTTCTCGTCACGCCGCAAGCGTCGCCGCCGCCCAGGGGTCAACGACCGCGCCACCACTAGCACCGCAGAGCGCGCCCAAGCCGCCTGCGCCCGCCGCTGAGTCCAGCGCCCACGGCACCTACCGCCGTCCTCCTCGCAACTCCGTGGTGCCGCACACACCGTCGTCTCTACAACCCCACGGCTCTTCTACGCCGTTCGCGAACGCCAAACGTCGATATTGCTTCTATTGCAAGAGTTATGGACATACACGTGATGAGTGTCGTAGGTTAGCAGCTAAAGGCAAACAGGACATTGATAACGCCGCCGACCCTATCCCGTCATGTTACGGATGCAATGAGCGAGGTGTCACTCGATCACAGTGTGCTAAATGTAATTCGGACTTCTCTGCGTGTGAATACGACCGTCCGAAAGGCGCGCTGATGGGCACATACGGTACAAGGTATTCCACCACTGTTATCAAATCATCTTGTGATAAGGATGAGTCCCAGGTGAGTTCCATTTCATCTTATAACAGTGTGTCACATAAAGGTTTCCCCTCAAGCATGTTACCACCCCCCAAGTCCAACTTTGATTCAGTGAACCATAAACCGTCATTGGTAAATAATATTGCATGGGAATGCTCTGAAAATTTTTTGCCTACTCAATTTAAATCAGCTTTACCTGAATTGTttcatactaaaaataatcacaCAGAGTTTTTACCTAAACAATTTACATCTGTGTTACCTGAGTTATTTTATGCTAACATTGATCACATAGAGTTTTTGCCTATTGATTTTACTGCATTCTTGCCATATCAATACTTTCTTTGTGATAATGGGTGTGTCGTTAATTTAAGTCGTGATACTAATATGTTTGAGTGCATGCCACATGATGCGCCTCCTCCGACTTCTAAGCTAACTAACATGCTTGGTGATTGTTCTATAAGTAAGTGCAATTTGACCACAACCAAATCAATCTCATTTTCGACACCTACTGATAAGAATAGGGTGACTATGATTTTTTCCGGACATCCGCGGAATTCGAACATAGAAGTTAGGGTGAccatgaaaaatgttttctatgaACAATCcggaaatataaataatttgaaaaataattttactacgCCTACTAGGTTGACCATGCAGGacgattttaataataatcaaaaattatttcctaAAGTTGagtcacaatttttattaaatagagcGACCACGTGTTCGAACATTTCTCTGTCGACTCTTGATTCAACTAATTCAAACGCTCATCCACAAGTGTCAGACACTTGTCAATCCCAACGGAGACCAATTCTTGGAGTGGAAATTCTAGGTGTAAGGGGTACCGCACTATTGGATACAGGTGCTAAAGGGTGTATTGCGGGTGCTTCCTTATATCAGGTGTTGCTTAGGCATAATCATGCCTGCCAAGAAACCACTAAACGCGTTCGTCTCGCTGATGGCTCCGTGCAGATTCGTGAGTTATTGGTTACTAACCTGCATGTTAAACTAAAAAGTAAACTATTGTGTTTGGAGTTCATTATTTTCCCAGACACCGAATCCAATGATACTATTCTTGGTATGGATTTTATTGCTTCAGCGGGTATGGTGCTTGATTTCGCTGCTTCAATTTGGTATTTTTCTGGTGATGAGGTTACTTACCCATTGGAATATGAACTTTCCAGACCCTGCGTGTCCGTATCCTCTGCAGATTTCCTACGTGAGGAGGAAGGAGTTATGCTGCATCCCGAAGAGAGACTGCTGTTGTCCGACTTCCTAAAACAGAACGAAGACCTGTTCGAACCAGGGGGAGGACCAACTCCGTACGCAGAGCATCACATCGACACGGGCGATAACGCTCCTATAGCCGTTCCACCATATAGGCTCACTCCAGCAAAAAAAGAGATAATGAAGGCAGAGTTGGAGAAAATGTTAGCAGACGACGTGATTGAAGAGTGTGAGTCTGCGTGGTCTGCGCCTGCTCTTCTTGTCCCGAAGAAGGACGGATCTTTTAGATTTTGCGTCGACTACCGTCGCCTCAATGCGATCACCAAGACCGATAGTTATCCAATTCCCTTAATCGATG ATTTGGATGACATCCTGGTGATCACACAGGGAAGTTTTCAGGACCATCTTCAGGATCTTGACAAGGTTTTTGACAGACTGCGTCACTTTGGGCTCCACGCGAACCGCTCGCCAGGAAGTTACATACCTAGGCCATGTGATCACACCCAAAGGAATCAAGCCGGATAG